Proteins co-encoded in one Populus trichocarpa isolate Nisqually-1 chromosome 10, P.trichocarpa_v4.1, whole genome shotgun sequence genomic window:
- the LOC18102472 gene encoding transcription factor MYB14, which yields MVRAPYCEKMGLTKRQWTLEEDQILISYIQNYGTARLIHFYSSNCIKITGGRQTMRSRMYGTLDHLKKRLVQNGESKPQQYIRIPNSHANDTKLSESANSTIPSLSGSESIGYAQMSPQPSSIDHSSVMRNTSITTAETNSTSTSMIKVENMDSSEIYPVIDENSWSEPQVFENSSMPSNFLDDLQFPFPSADTMEPAGCYGYVPDIDDDMKFWHHLFAKSQGIK from the exons atggtgaGGGCTCCTTACTGTGAGAAAATGGGGTTGACGAAGCGGCAATGGACACTTGAAGAAGATCAGATTTTGATCTCCTACATTCAAAACTATGGCACTGCCCGATTGATCCATTTCTACTCCAG CAATTGCATCAAGATTACCGGGGGACGACAGACAATGAGATCAAGAATGTATGGCACACTCGATCACTTGAAGAAAAGACTCGTACAAAACGGGGAGTCCAAGCCGCAACAATACATCAGAATACCAAACTCTCATGCCAATGACACCAAGCTATCAGAATCGGCAAATTCGACTATTCCTTCCCTTTCAGGATCTGAAAGTATAGGGTATGCTCAAATGTCCCCTCAACCCTCTTCCATTGATCACTCCTCAGTCATGAGGAACACTTCAATCACCACTGCAGAAACAAACAGCACCAGCACTAGCATGATCAAAGTTGAAAACATGGACTCATCCGAGATTTATCCAGTGATTGATGAAAATTCTTGGTCAGAACCACAAGTGTTTGAGAATTCCAGCATGCCATCAAATTTTCTAGACGACTTACAATTTCCATTCCCTTCAGCAGACACAATGGAACCAGCAGGGTGCTATGGTTACGTTCCAGATATTGATGACGACATGAAATTTTGGCACCACCTTTTCGCTAAATCTCagggaataaaataa
- the LOC18102473 gene encoding cryptochrome-1 isoform X1, giving the protein MDRSKTIVWFRRDLRIEDNPALAAAARDGCVFPVFIWCPKEEGQFYPGRVSRWWLKQSLAHLGQSLKSLGAELVLIKTHSTVAALLDCIETIGATRVVFNHLYDPVSLVRDHNIKEKLVELGISVQSYNGDLLYEPWEIYDERGHAFTTFEAYWDRCLHMQMEPVSHLPPWRLVPAAGTVMKCSVEELGLEDEAEKSSNSLLGRGWSPGWSNADKALTEFAEQHLIDYVESRLKVGTSTSLLSPYLHFGELSVRKVFQCVQLKQLLWAKEENLMGKESVTLFLRSIGLREYSRYLCFNFPFTHERSLLRNLKYFPWNDNQVHFKAWRQGRTGYPLVDAGMRELWATGWIHNKIRVIVSSFAVKVLLLPWRWGMKYFWDTLLDADLESDILGWQYISGSLPDAHELERLDNPEIQGSKFDPEGEYVRRWLPELARMPAEWIHHPWDASIAVLKAAGVELGINYPKPIIDIDLARERLMEAIFKMWEMEAAARASNTNGTNEVVVDNTDDTENLAIPKVVLKDKVTCPTNSSNDQRVPTNQNSKNIPAYRKRSKYMEEERPQPDKLHNDGNVVGTTRKDEDLCSTAESSSAKKQATSSCSFSVPQYCSSSEGKPLQESESSDLRQPLQAQIEMEQSSSKDGKQLHFIV; this is encoded by the exons ATGGATAGAAGTAAGACCATTGTTTGGTTTAGGAGGGACCTTCGAATTGAAGATAACCCTGCATTAGCTGCTGCTGCAAGGGATGGTTGTGTTTTCCCTGTATTTATATGGTGTCCTAAAGAAGAAGGACAATTCTACCCGGGTCGAGTGTCCAGGTGGTGGCTGAAGCAGTCCCTTGCTCACTTGGGACAATCCTTGAAATCTCTTGGTGCTGAACTTGTTCTCATCAAAACCCATAGTACAGTTGCTGCTCTTCTGGATTGCATCGAAACCATTGGGGCGACGAGAGTGGTATTTAACCATCTGTATG ATCCTGTCTCTCTTGTTCGTGATCacaacatcaaagaaaaattggTGGAGCTTGGCATTTCTGTACAAAGTTATAATGGAGATTTGTTGTATGAACCGTGGGAAATATATGATGAAAGAGGGCATGCTTTCACGACATTTGAAGCATACTGGGACAGGTGCTTGCACATGCAGATGGAACCTGTTTCACATCTTCCTCCATGGAGATTGGTACCTGCTGCAG GAACAGTTATGAAATGTTCAGTTGAGGAATTAGGTCTTGAAGATGAAGCCGAAAAATCTAGTAATTCCTTGTTAGGAAGAGGATGGTCCCCGGGTTGGAGCAATGCTGATAAGGCTCTAACTGAATTTGCTGAACAGCATCTAATTGATTATGTGGAGAGTAGGCTAAAAGTTGGGACCTCCACCTCACTTTTGTCCCCGTATCTTCATTTTGGAGAGCTGAGTGTGAGGAAAGTTTTCCAGTGTGTGCAATTGAAGCAGTTATTGTGGGCAAAAGAAGAGAACTTAATGGGGAAAGAAAGCGTGACTCTGTTTCTTAGATCCATCGGGCTTAGGGAATACTCCCGTTATCTTTGTTTTAACTTTCCGTTCACTCATGAGAGATCGTTGTTGAGAAACTTAAAGTATTTTCCGTGGAATGACAATCAGGTCCATTTTAAGGCTTGGAGACAGGGGCGGACTGGTTACCCATTAGTTGATGCAGGAATGCGTGAGCTCTGGGCAACTGGTTGGATACACAACAAAATAAGAGTAATTGTTTCAAGCTTCGCAGTAaaagttcttcttcttccatggaGATGGGGAATGAAATATTTCTGGGACACTCTTTTGGATGCAGATTTGGAAAGTGACATCCTTGGTTGGCAGTATATTTCAGGGAGCTTACCAGATGCTCATGAGCTTGAACGCTTGGATAACCCAGAG ATTCAAGGCTCCAAATTTGACCCAGAGGGTGAATACGTGCGGCGCTGGTTGCCCGAGCTAGCAAGAATGCCAGCTGAATGGATCCATCATCCTTGGGATGCATCCATTGCTGTGCTTAAAGCTGCTGGAGTTGAATTGGGAATCAATTACCCAAAACCTATAATTGATATAGATTTGGCTAGAGAGCGTCTAATGGAAGCTATATTCAAGATGTGGGAAATGGAAGCAGCTGCACGGGCTTCAAATACAAATGGAACTAATGAAGTTGTTGTTGATAACACTGATGATACTGAGAATTTGGCCATTCCGAAGGTTGTCTTAAAAGATAAGGTTACTTGTCCTACTAATTCATCTAATGATCAGAGGGTACCAACAAATCAGAATTCCAAGAATATTCCAGCTTATAGGAAGAGATCAAAGTACATGGAAGAAGAGAGACCACAACCAGATAAATTGCATAATGATGGTAATGTAGTGGGTACCACAAGAAAGGATGAAGACTTGTGCTCTACTGCTGAATCTTCATCAGCTAAGAAGCAGGCCACCAGCAGTTGTTCGTTTTCTGTTCCCCAGTATTGTTCCTCCTCAGAAGGCAAGCCTTTGCAGGAGAGTGAATCTTCTGACCTCAGGCAGCCATTGCAAGCACAAATTGAAATGGAACAGAGTTCGAGCAAAGATGGTAAGCAATTGCACTTTATTGTCTAG
- the LOC18102473 gene encoding cryptochrome-1 isoform X2, with amino-acid sequence MDRSKTIVWFRRDLRIEDNPALAAAARDGCVFPVFIWCPKEEGQFYPGRVSRWWLKQSLAHLGQSLKSLGAELVLIKTHSTVAALLDCIETIGATRVVFNHLYDPVSLVRDHNIKEKLVELGISVQSYNGDLLYEPWEIYDERGHAFTTFEAYWDRCLHMQMEPVSHLPPWRLVPAAVMKCSVEELGLEDEAEKSSNSLLGRGWSPGWSNADKALTEFAEQHLIDYVESRLKVGTSTSLLSPYLHFGELSVRKVFQCVQLKQLLWAKEENLMGKESVTLFLRSIGLREYSRYLCFNFPFTHERSLLRNLKYFPWNDNQVHFKAWRQGRTGYPLVDAGMRELWATGWIHNKIRVIVSSFAVKVLLLPWRWGMKYFWDTLLDADLESDILGWQYISGSLPDAHELERLDNPEIQGSKFDPEGEYVRRWLPELARMPAEWIHHPWDASIAVLKAAGVELGINYPKPIIDIDLARERLMEAIFKMWEMEAAARASNTNGTNEVVVDNTDDTENLAIPKVVLKDKVTCPTNSSNDQRVPTNQNSKNIPAYRKRSKYMEEERPQPDKLHNDGNVVGTTRKDEDLCSTAESSSAKKQATSSCSFSVPQYCSSSEGKPLQESESSDLRQPLQAQIEMEQSSSKDGKQLHFIV; translated from the exons ATGGATAGAAGTAAGACCATTGTTTGGTTTAGGAGGGACCTTCGAATTGAAGATAACCCTGCATTAGCTGCTGCTGCAAGGGATGGTTGTGTTTTCCCTGTATTTATATGGTGTCCTAAAGAAGAAGGACAATTCTACCCGGGTCGAGTGTCCAGGTGGTGGCTGAAGCAGTCCCTTGCTCACTTGGGACAATCCTTGAAATCTCTTGGTGCTGAACTTGTTCTCATCAAAACCCATAGTACAGTTGCTGCTCTTCTGGATTGCATCGAAACCATTGGGGCGACGAGAGTGGTATTTAACCATCTGTATG ATCCTGTCTCTCTTGTTCGTGATCacaacatcaaagaaaaattggTGGAGCTTGGCATTTCTGTACAAAGTTATAATGGAGATTTGTTGTATGAACCGTGGGAAATATATGATGAAAGAGGGCATGCTTTCACGACATTTGAAGCATACTGGGACAGGTGCTTGCACATGCAGATGGAACCTGTTTCACATCTTCCTCCATGGAGATTGGTACCTGCTGCAG TTATGAAATGTTCAGTTGAGGAATTAGGTCTTGAAGATGAAGCCGAAAAATCTAGTAATTCCTTGTTAGGAAGAGGATGGTCCCCGGGTTGGAGCAATGCTGATAAGGCTCTAACTGAATTTGCTGAACAGCATCTAATTGATTATGTGGAGAGTAGGCTAAAAGTTGGGACCTCCACCTCACTTTTGTCCCCGTATCTTCATTTTGGAGAGCTGAGTGTGAGGAAAGTTTTCCAGTGTGTGCAATTGAAGCAGTTATTGTGGGCAAAAGAAGAGAACTTAATGGGGAAAGAAAGCGTGACTCTGTTTCTTAGATCCATCGGGCTTAGGGAATACTCCCGTTATCTTTGTTTTAACTTTCCGTTCACTCATGAGAGATCGTTGTTGAGAAACTTAAAGTATTTTCCGTGGAATGACAATCAGGTCCATTTTAAGGCTTGGAGACAGGGGCGGACTGGTTACCCATTAGTTGATGCAGGAATGCGTGAGCTCTGGGCAACTGGTTGGATACACAACAAAATAAGAGTAATTGTTTCAAGCTTCGCAGTAaaagttcttcttcttccatggaGATGGGGAATGAAATATTTCTGGGACACTCTTTTGGATGCAGATTTGGAAAGTGACATCCTTGGTTGGCAGTATATTTCAGGGAGCTTACCAGATGCTCATGAGCTTGAACGCTTGGATAACCCAGAG ATTCAAGGCTCCAAATTTGACCCAGAGGGTGAATACGTGCGGCGCTGGTTGCCCGAGCTAGCAAGAATGCCAGCTGAATGGATCCATCATCCTTGGGATGCATCCATTGCTGTGCTTAAAGCTGCTGGAGTTGAATTGGGAATCAATTACCCAAAACCTATAATTGATATAGATTTGGCTAGAGAGCGTCTAATGGAAGCTATATTCAAGATGTGGGAAATGGAAGCAGCTGCACGGGCTTCAAATACAAATGGAACTAATGAAGTTGTTGTTGATAACACTGATGATACTGAGAATTTGGCCATTCCGAAGGTTGTCTTAAAAGATAAGGTTACTTGTCCTACTAATTCATCTAATGATCAGAGGGTACCAACAAATCAGAATTCCAAGAATATTCCAGCTTATAGGAAGAGATCAAAGTACATGGAAGAAGAGAGACCACAACCAGATAAATTGCATAATGATGGTAATGTAGTGGGTACCACAAGAAAGGATGAAGACTTGTGCTCTACTGCTGAATCTTCATCAGCTAAGAAGCAGGCCACCAGCAGTTGTTCGTTTTCTGTTCCCCAGTATTGTTCCTCCTCAGAAGGCAAGCCTTTGCAGGAGAGTGAATCTTCTGACCTCAGGCAGCCATTGCAAGCACAAATTGAAATGGAACAGAGTTCGAGCAAAGATGGTAAGCAATTGCACTTTATTGTCTAG